DNA sequence from the Sinomonas terrae genome:
CTCGAGCTCGACTACGTTCCGAAGTCGGCAATCGTGCTCGGCGGCGGCGTCATCGGCGTCGAGTTCGCTTCCGTCTGGAAGTCGTTCGGCGTCGACGTCACGATCGTCGAAGGGCTGCCGTCCCTCGTCCCCAATGAGGACGATGCGATCATCAAGCAGCTCGAGCGGGCGTTCAAGAAGCGCGGCATCAAGTTCAACACCGGCACGTTCTTCCAAGGCGTCGAGCAGGACGAGAACGGGGTCAAGGTAACCCTCGTCGACGGCAAGACGTTCGAGGCCGAGCTCCTCCTCGTAGCCGTCGGCCGCGGACCCGTCACCGCGAACCTCGGCTACGAGGAGCAGGGCGTCACGATCGACCGCGGCTTCGTGATCACGAATGAGCGGCTCCACACGGGCGTGGGCAACATCTACGCAGTCGGCGACATCGTGCCGGGCGTCCAGCTCGCGCACCGCGGCTTCCAGCAGGGCATCTTCGTTGCCGAAGAGATCGCTGGCCTCAACCCGGTCGTCGTCGAGGACGTCAACATTCCGAAGGTGACCTTCTGCGATCCCGAGATCGCGACCGTCGGCTACACGGAGAAGGGTGCCAAAGCGAAGTTCGGAGACGATCAGGTCCAGGTGCAGGAATACAACCTGGCCGGAAACGGCAAGAGCTCCATCCTCGGCACGTCCGGGATCGTCAAGGTCGTGCGCCAGAAGGACGGCCCTGTGGTCGGCGTCCACATGATCGGTGCGCGCATGGGCGAGCAGATCGGTGAAGCGCAGCTGATCGTCAACTGGGAGGCCTACCCCGA
Encoded proteins:
- the lpdA gene encoding dihydrolipoyl dehydrogenase, with the protein product MADQPTAQEFDILVLGGGSGGYAAALRAVQFGYSVGLVEKSKLGGTCLHNGCIPTKALLHSAELADHARDAAKYGVNVTLESIDMDAVNAYKNGVIAGKFKGLSGLIKSKGITVIEGEGRLTGPDTITVNGTAYKGKNIILATGSYSRTLPGLELGGRVITSDQALELDYVPKSAIVLGGGVIGVEFASVWKSFGVDVTIVEGLPSLVPNEDDAIIKQLERAFKKRGIKFNTGTFFQGVEQDENGVKVTLVDGKTFEAELLLVAVGRGPVTANLGYEEQGVTIDRGFVITNERLHTGVGNIYAVGDIVPGVQLAHRGFQQGIFVAEEIAGLNPVVVEDVNIPKVTFCDPEIATVGYTEKGAKAKFGDDQVQVQEYNLAGNGKSSILGTSGIVKVVRQKDGPVVGVHMIGARMGEQIGEAQLIVNWEAYPEDVAQFIHAHPTQNESLGEANLALAGKPLHG